CTTCAGCCTTAAACCTGCAGTTTCATCAAATCCAAACATAAGGTTCATATTCTGAACCGCCTGACCTGATGCACCTTTCAACAGATTATCCTCAATGGAGTGGATCACCAGTTTGTTACCCACTTTTTCCAGCTGGATCAACACTTTGTTTGTGTTCACCACCTGTTTCAGATCTATCTGTTTATCACTTACGTGCGTGAACGGATGTGCTGCATAATAGGCTTTGTACAGCTGCTGCGCTTCTTCCAGCGACAAGTCGCTCTGCAGATAAGAAGTGACCCAGATACCTCTGGGGAAGTCACCGCGAACCGGTACGAAGTTAACGTCTCCGGTAAAGGAAGGCTGCAACAGCTGCAGGCTTCGTCGTATTTCTTTCAGGTGCTGATGAGACAGTACTTTATACGTAGAGATGTTATTGGCTCTCCAGGTAAAATGGGAAGTAGCCTGGAGGCTCTGTCCTGCACCGGTAGAACCGGTGATACCTGTTGTATGTACTTCAGTCAGCAACCCGGCTTTAGCCAGTGGCAACAATCCTAACTGGATACCTGTTGCAAAACAGCCCGGGTTGGCAATATTATTTGCTGTAATGATCTGTTCGCGTTGCATTTCCGGAAGACCGTATACAAACTCGCGGTCTTTCACTGTTTCACCTAACCTGAAGTCCTGGCTCAGGTCGATGATCTTCACAGCAGGAGCGATATCTGTTACTTCCAGAAATTTCTTTGCTTCTCCATGACCCAGGCAGAGGAACAGCACATCAATGTCGCTGCTCACCTCTCCGGTGAAGGTCATTTCAGTTTCCCCCAGCAGGTCGGAATGCACTGCGTACAGGGGATTACCGGCGTTACTCCGGCTATTGACATAAGTAATTTCTACGTTGGGATGATTCAATAAAAGACGGATCATTTCTCCACCGCCATAACCAGCGCCACCAATAATACCAGCTTTTATTTTCTTGTCATTTGCCATTTTCATCTGTTTTACGCCGCCGGCTATTTGCCCTTGACACTTTCTGCAATCTGATGCCAGATCATCGTCTGGTTACCAAATATTTTGCTGAAGCCTCTTACATCTTCACCACTCCAGCCACTGTTCATTTCGCCGTACTTACCGAATTTGCTGCTCATCAGATCAAATTCAGATTTGATACCAGTTACCTGGAAACGGTAAGGCTGTAAAGTAAGATATACTTCGCCTGTGACGTGTTCCTGGCTGTGTTGCAGGAATGCTTCGATGTCGCGCATTACCGGGTCCATTACCTGACCTTCATGCAGCCAGTTACCGTAGAACTGGGATAACTGATCTTTCCAGGTCAGCTGCCATTTGGTGAGTACGTGTTTTTCCAGTGCGTGGTGTGCTTTGATGATAATTACAGGCGCGGCTGCCTCGAACCCAACGCGGCCTTTGATACCGATGATGGTATCGCCTACGTGGATGTCGCGGCCGATAGCGTAAGGACCAGCCAGTTCCTGCAGGTGCTGAATGGCTTCTGACGGATGAGCGAACGTTTTACCGTTCACGCCGGTCAGTTCACCTTTCACAAACTGTAAGGATACTTTTTCAGCCCCCTCTTTGGTCAGTTGTGTAGGCCATGCTTCTTCAGGCAGGAAGCCATCGGAGGTCAGTGTTTCTTTACCGCCTACAGATGTACCCCAGATACCTTTATTGATAGAATAAGCAGCTTTCTCGAAGTTCATTTCCACGCCCTTACCTTTCAGATAAGAGATCTCCTCTTCACGGCTGAGTTTCAGATCACGGATCGGAGTGATGATCTCAACACCCGGGATCATGATGTGAAAGATCATGTCGAAACGTACCTGGTCATTACCAGCACCGGTGCTACCATGCGCAACAGCGTCAGCGCCCAGTTCCTTTACGTGTTGTGCAATAGCCAGTGCCTGTGTAACACGCTCTGCACTTACACTCAGTGGGTAGGTGTTGTTCTTGAGCACATTACCAAATACCAGGTATTTGATCGCACTATCATAATAAGAGCGTATTGCATCTACCGTTTTGTGGCTCTTTACTCCCAGACTATATGCACGTCGTTCAATTTCCTGCAGTTCTTCCGCAGAAAAACCACCGGTATTAACGATTACTGAATGCACTTCATACCCTTTGTCATCTGTCAGGTATTTTACGCAATAGGAAGTATCGAGTCCTCCGCTAAATCCAAGTACTACTTTTTTCATTAATGATAAGATTGTGCTCCTCCACCACACTACCGTATGGGTGACGCGTTATAATAAAAAAATGATCTCTTAAAATATATTGAACAAAAAGAAACGCTTTCTGCTGGACGGTGCGCCGCCTCCGCTGATGCCATCCTTACCACTTTTCAGCAATACGAATCTTTTGAAACGGAGCCATCTTTCGAACAGCTTAAAGTTCTCTTTGAATTTTCTGGCTTTCTTCTGGTGTTTGATCTGCCCGTCAGCAGCCACCAGTATTTGCGGATGAGCAGCTGTTGCATCCGTCTGAATGTGCAAGGCAGCTTTTTTCAGTGCTTCCTTTTCCGCCTCTTCTTTTGCTTTTTCCACCGGATCGTAGAGCATGGCAGTACACAGACAGTTCTTACGGTTCTTGCTTGTCAGGACCTCAAAGTTAATACAGCTACGGCAACCTTTCCAGAACTCTTCATCATCTGTAAGTTCAGAATAGGTAACCGGCTCATAACCGAGTTCCGAGTTGATCTTCATTACCGCAAGACCGGTAGTGAGACCAAATATTTTTGCGTCAGGGTATTTCTGTCTGGACAGTTCAAATACACGATGTTTGATCGCTTTTGCCACACCATGTCCTCTGAATGCAGGGTTTACGATAAGTCCTGAGTTGGCCACAAATTTCTCATGTCCCCAGGCTTCGATATAGCAGAAGCCTACCCATTCACCTTTATCTGTTACTGCAATAACAGCCTTACCCTCCTCCATTTTCAGCTGAACATATTCGGGAGAACGTTTGGCAATACCTGTTCCACGCGCTTTAGCGGAAGCTTCCATCTCATCTGTGATGGTTTTGCCATAATGCTTATCGTCAGTGGTAGCCACCCTGACAATGATATTCGGATTTTCCAATTTTGTCAATTGAAAACGTAAATCAATAAATTATTATCTGAAATCCATTACTGGATAGGAATACACCTTCTATGACTGTAGTGGTCACGGTGTTGCGATAGCGGGCATTGTATAAGCGGACGCTATCAAATACGAGGTCGTCGGGAAAGATATCTAAAGACGTTGAACCCAATAGAGTACTCTCCTTCCATCAGAGAAGGATGATATGCAGAAAGGTTATGGGCCGCAAAGTTTACCAACTTCAGTTCAGCATTAAATTGTTAAAAACAGTCTTTAATTTAAATCAACCGCAAAGTTATAATATTATTTTTTCTTAACGGCCAAAAAATTCAAGACTGAAAGTTAAATTATCAGGTAGGTAGTTGCAAATTATGGGCCAACATAGATTATTTATATTCATATAAAACAGATGTCCCCGCCACATTGGCGGGGACACACTGAGAATCAATAGTTTAATCATTTAGTGATCACTCCCAGCTCTGCCACACTGGCCCAGTGTTCGTTCTCATTGGCAGGGGCGATCGCCACCAACCTGAAGAAACGGCCTTTCACCGGTGTGTTGAATTTAATTGTCTGTATAACAGGATTGTTAGCGATGTTTGCGAAGTTTCCATGTGCGACCGGTTGTCCCCAGTTCTCCCCATCCTGACTGATATAGAACTCATAAGTATATATGGTACCGGAACGTACCGTCTGGTGTCTGGGTGTATAAGTGAACCCTTTCAATACCAGTGTATCCTGCATATCCACCTGAATCTCATGCGGATATTTTGAAGCATCCGGCTGATAGTTGGTCATCCAGAAGGAGTTCGGGTTACCATCGATCGCTCTGTCCGGATCCGCGCCGTCTGCCTGTCCATCAGTATAGATCACTTTCCATTTGGCCGGCGCTACGTCGAAGGCTGCTGTTACTGTGGTGCTGGCTACTTTTCCTTTCTCCAGGAAAGCCTTCGCTTTCACCACTCCGCCTTTCGGCAGGGAAATGAAGCCGGTATATTTCGGAGATTTAAAGGTAGGTTCCTTCCCATCCAGGGTATAGTGCAGCTCAGGATCAGCTGACGCGCAGGTAATGCTTACCTCGCCATTCTTATTACGCTGGATCATCGGCACGGCCAGTAATCCCGGCGCCCTGTAGACCTGCACTTCGCTGATCACCGGACAAGACAGCGCGTCCTGTATATTGATCCGTACCTGTGTAGTGGTCACATCAGGGAATGAGAGGATACGTTTATGTCCGACAGTAGTCGCAGTCGCAATTTCCCTGAACACACCTTTTTCCAGCACTTCCACACTGAAACCCTTCACACGCTGGCCCAGTGCGATGTACTCCTGCAATACCAGACGATTGAAGGTGGTCGCTTTCGGGAAGGTCAGTGTGATGGTACCTTTCAGCACATTATCAGGTGTTGCCCAGTACGTGTCTTTTTTACCGTCAACCAGGAACTTTGCATTTACTTTTGCGTTGTTCTTACGCGTTTCGGTAGCTGTTACTTTCGCCCCCTTTGCCAGGTTCACCCTAAAGCTGGCGTCTACCATCTTCCTGAACTCCATCAGACGAGTAGAATCAGCGCTGTAGATCAGTCCCCTCCTGTCTACCGGTACATTCAGCAGCATATTACCATTACGGCCAACAGAGCCGTAGTAGATATCAAGTAATTGCTGTACGCTCTTCACCTTATCATTGGTAGAAGGACTATAAAACCATCCCGGGCGGATAGACACGTCACATTCTGACGGTATCCATTTCTCACCGTTCATATTACCCTCATTCAGTACAGACTGCGCTGGTGCGCCTTTGCCAGGCGTAAACCCGGTTACATTCAGCGTAGCCCAGTTGGTAGTTCCTGCGATACCGTCTTCATTACCTACCCAGCGGCAACCCGGCCCGACATCACTGAAGATAACCGCGTTCGGCTGGTTTTTATATACCGTATTGTGGAAAAGCGGCCAGTCGTATACCGGCTTTTTACCGTTCGGACCTTCTCCGTTCGCACCATCAAACCACTGTTCGAATACCGGGCCGTAGCTGCTCAGTACTTCATTTAATGTATTGGCGAAAACCTGATTGTATTCGGGCGTACCGTAAGCCGGGTGGTTACGGTCCCATGGAGAAAGGTATACCCCGAACTTCAGACCATATTCCTTACAGGCGGCTGACAGCTCTTTCAACACATCTCCCTTCCCATCTTTCCAGGAGCTTTCCCTTACCGTATGTGTGCTGTATTTACTTGGCCACAGACAGAAACCGTCGTGGTGTTTGGCAGTGATGATGATTGCCTTCATACCGGCCTGCTTCGCAGTACGTGCCCATTGGCGGGCATCCAGCTGAGAAGGATTGAAGACCTTTGGGTCCTCATCACCATGTCCCCATTCATTATCAGTAAATGTATTGGGTCCCAGGTGGATAAACATGTAGTATTCCATATCCTGCCAGTCAAGCTGGGCCTGGGATGGCAGCGCACCATAAGGAGCGATGTCCTGTGCATGAGCAGAGGCAAGGGAGCAGCAAAGTCCTGCCGTTAATAGAAACTTTCTCATCTAAAATGTTTGACCGCTTGCATCAACGGATGGGTTTCCGGACACAATCAGTTATATAAGACCTGTTATTAAATTCTTATGACCTGTTCTCTAATAAGACCTGTTCTCTCACGTTTTCCACAACGTCGAACTAAAATAGTGTTTAAAAAAGCGTATCGCCTACACCATGATAAAATTGATGCAGGGAAAGGCAAAATAAAACAGAACTTACAACTATTTTATTAACGCTGGCAACAACTATTACGCAATTTTTCTATTTTTAGTCACCAGCATCCATACACCAGCAGTCTTCTTTTAGCAAGAGCTAAAACCAAACAACGCATGAAAAAGCAGCAATTTCACAGGAGAAACTTTCTCAAAACCACTGTGGCCGCAGGTGTGGGATTAACCCTCCTTAATACGCCTGCCCAACTCTTCGCCGCCACACGAAAAGAAAAAGTAAGAATAGGACTGATAGGCGTCGGTGCACGTGGACAGGGGCATCTTGAGCTATGCCTGCAACGGACTGACGTAGACGTGGTCGCTATCTGTGATCCGGATACACAGTGGGCTATTCCGAAATCACGGGACCTGATCAGCAAGGCTTACGGCGCCAAAAAGAAAGTGGCAGAATACAGTAACGGACCAGAAGATTTCCACAATATGCTCAGGCGTGATGACATGGATGCAGTCATCATAGCTACTCCGTGGGAATGGCACACCATACAGGCAGTAGCGGCCATGAAAGCAGGCAAAACGCCTGCTGTAGAGGTATGTGGCGCTTCTGACATCCAGGAATGCTGGAACCTTGTTAATACAAGTGAAGATACCAACATCCCTGTCTTTGGTATGGAAAACGTATGTTACCGCCGGGATGTAATGGCCGTGCTGAACATGGTGCGGCAGGGGCTTTTCGGCGAACTGACGCACCTGCAGGGAGGTTATCAGCACGACCTGCGGAAGGTAAAGTTCAATGATGGCAAACAGTTATACGGAGGAGGGGTAGAATTTGGCGAGAAAGCGATGTCAGAGGCCAAATGGAGGACCAATCACAGTGTACATCGTAACGGCGACCTCTATCCTACCCATGGCTTAGGCCCTGTGGCAAATATGATCAACATCAACAGAGGAAATCGTTTGCTGTCACTGACATCGGTTGCCACCAAAGCCAGAGGATTACATAAGTATGTTGTGGATAATGGTGGTGAAAACCATCCTAATGCCAAGGTAGAATTTAAGTTAGGGGATATTGTATCTACCCTGATCCGCACCAATAACGGAGAGACCATTATGCTGTCGCACGATACCAACTCTCCGCGTCCCTACTCACTCAATTTCCGAGTGCAGGGTACGAATGGATTATGGATGGACGATTTCGATTCAATCTATGTGGAAGGCAAAAGTCCGTATGACCAGTGGGAGAAAGCCGGTAGCGAAAAAGATCCGGCGAGCTACATGGGCAAATATGACCATCCGCTGTGGAAACGTTATACCAGCAGTGCTGCCGGCGCCGGACATGGAGGAATGGACTGGTTTGTGATCAATTCATTCATTGAAAGTGTGAAAAGAGGCGCCCCATATGCACTGGATGTGTATGACCTGGCTACCTGGTATGCGATCACACCACTCAGTGAACAGTCAGTAGCCGAAGGCGGGAATGTGCAGTATATACCTGACTTCACGCGTGGGCAGTGGATGAACCGGAAACCGATCTTTGCACTGGACGACCAGTATTAGCGCCGGAAGACCAGTATTAAATAAAAAGGCCCCGCCAGTAGCGGGGCCTTTTCTATAATTAATCAGTTATTATCTTTTACCTACTTTATGCCCTGCCAGTGCATAATATAGAATGTACAGATAACATGGTACCATACAGTACACAAAAGCGTGTCTGAAGTCCAGTCCTTCCACATAGATGAAGCTCTCAGGATTGTACAGGCGGGAGAAGATCTGTGGCAATACGCCACCACCAACGATGCCCATTACCAGGAAGGCGGAACCCAACTTGGTGAACCTGCCCAGTTTCTCGATACCCAAAGGGAAGATAGCAGGCCACATCAGTGAGTTAGCCAATCCGAGCAGGGCGATAAAGGTTACAGCGGTGTAGCCGGTAGTCAGATATGCACAAACTGTAAACAGTACACCAAGTATGGCGCAGATACGTAAGCTCATAGACTGAGACAGGTATTTCGGGATCGCGATGATCCCTACTACATATCCTACCAGCATGGCAGCAAGCGTAAATGTGGTGAAATATTTGGTCTGGTCGAGGTTCATACCTAATTCCCTGCCATAAGTACCGATCACATCACCGGCCATTACTTCAACACCCACATACATGAATATACAGAGAGCACCCAGTAGCACATATGGATACTGGAAAATGCTGGTTCTGCTGTCGGTCACTGTCTTTCCTTCAGCATCCACGGTTTTGTTTTCCGTTTCTATTTCAGGCAGGGAGGAACGGCTGATGGCTACGGCCACTACCACACAAATCACTGCAAGGATAATATAGGGAAGAATAACTCTGGAAGCGAGGCTGTCCAGCAGACCATTCTTTTCCACCAGGTCAGTAGCCGTCTGGATCTGGGCCTCCAGTTTTGTCGCATCTTTTAAGATAATGGAAGCCAGGATCAGCGGGCTTATTGTACCGGCTATCTTGTTACAGATACCCATTATGCTGATACGTTTGGCAGCACTCTCTATTGGTCCGATGATGCTTACATAGGGATTGGAGGCAGTCTGCAACAGTGACATTCCCGCCCCCTGTATGAACAGACCGGTCAGGAACATACCGAAGCTGCGGGTATTGGCAGCCGGAATGAATACAAGGCAGCCAGCAGCCATGATGACAAGGCTGTATGCCATACCGTTTTTAAAACCGGTCTTCTTGATAATGAAGGAGGAAGGGATGGCGAGGAAGAAATAACCCAGGTAAGAAGCAAATGTCACCAACAGTGCTTCTGCAATAGAAAGCTGGCAGGAAATCTGCAGGAACGGGATCAGTGTTGCATTCACCCACGTAATAAAGCCCAGCATAAAATACAGTATCCCCAAAATCATGAGTGATTGCACAAAACCGGCCTGTTTAGGAGGCGCAGCAAGCGTTGTTGCGGTGTTAGACATTGTTACCCTGTTTTTATAAATTATTAAATGATTCTGATTGATCCTTGCGAACTTAACCAACAATTTCCGCATTTCATAGTTAAATGCGACCAAATGGCGGTCCGGGATAGATTAAAGTTAATTTACGATCTTAAATGGCTTAAATAGTACACTTTTCCAACTCCCTTTCAGGGGTTTAATCAACTTCTATTAAAAAAGAATAGAAATTTTACAACATATTAGCTAAAACGTTTTTGCTTCAGGAAAATAGGCACATTTATTTTGAAAATTTAGGAATTGTCGAAAAATAAATTATAAATTTAACGCGCAAAAATTACAGTAATTTAACACGTTTATGGCTCAACAAACAAAGCAAAGTACACATCCATCTTTCTTTGTACTGATACTTGTATTTTTTTTCTGGGGATTCGTTGCTGCCTCAAACAGCATATTCATTCCCTTTTGTAAAGCGCATTTCCACCTTGGACAGCTGGAATCACAGTTAATTGATTTCTCTTTCTATGGCGCTTACTTCATCGGCTCGCTGCTGCTGTATCTCTTCTCAGCAATACGGGGCGTAGACATCTTAAACAAGATCGGTTACCAGAAAGGGATTATTTATGGCCTGCTCATCTCTGTAGTAGGCGCAATCGCGTTAATTGCCGCAGTGAACATTGGCAACAAGATGGCTGACGAAACTGCCGCTTTTTATCTTATTCTGGGTGCTTTCTTTATCGTTGCGCTGGGCTTTTCCCTGCAGCAAACTGCTGCTAATCCCTTTGCCATTCTGTTAGGCGATCCGGCTAAAGGTACCCACCGCCTGAACCTGGCGGGTGGTATCAACTCCTTTGGTACGACTATCGGACCACTGGTTGTAAGTATCCTTCTCTTTGGTTCTGCAAAAGATGCTTCCGTGTCTGCTGACACTGACATCAGCAAGATCAATGCGCTCTACATCCTGTTGATCGTATTGTTCCTGGTTGCAGCTGCTATCTTCTGGTTCTCTAAAATGCCTAAAGGCACTTCTGATGAGCCATTTGAACAATCTCCCCGTGCGAGTAAATCCCTGGGTGCGATCACCGGCATGTTCATCCTGATTATGGTGGGTATTGTTCTTAATGCTATTAAAACTTCTATTGGTGTTGACGAAGCGACTGACCTCGGTCTGCCTTTCTTCCTGGTAGGTATCGTAGGTATCCTGGCTATTCTGTTCTACTCTCTGAACAGTGCCCGTAAAGACGGAAATGGCTGGGGTGCAATGAGATATCCTCAGCTGATCATGGGTATGATCGCGATCTTCGTGTATGTGGGTGTGGAAGTGACTATCGCCAGTAACATGGGCGCCCTGCTGAAACATCCGGGCTTCCTGACACTGGAAGGTTTGTCAGAATCGCAGATCGACCCATACGTTTCCCTGTTCTGGGGTAGTATGATGGTGGGTCGCTGGACAGGTGCCATCACTGTATTCAACGTATCGAAAACTGCCCGTCAGGTCCTCTCTGTAATTGTACCGTTCATTGCATACGGCGTCGTACTGGGAGCGAATCACCTGAAAGGTACTGACGTTAGCGTGCTGTATCCTTACGCAGGTGTACTGGTTGTACAGATCATCGGCTTCTTTGCCGGTCAGGACAAACCAGCTAAAACCCTGATGATATTCGCATTACTTGGTATCATGGCCATGGTAGTTGGTCTGTTCACCACTGGTGAAACATCCATCTTCGCATTCATCGCAGGCGGTTTGTTCTGCTCTGTAATGTGGTCCTGTATCTTCGCGCTGGCTATTGCTGGTCTGGGTAAATATACCAGTCAGGGTTCTTCCTTCCTGGTACTGATGATCCTGGGTGGCTCTCTGGTACCTCCTGTTCAGGGCGGTCTCGCAGATATCCCATCTATCGGTATCCATTATTCTTACATTATTCCGGTTGTATGCTTTGCATACCTGGCCTTTTTTGCATTCAGAGTTAAAAACATATTAAAATCACAGGGAATAGATTATGAGTCAGCAATTAGCGGTGGGCATTGATATTGGAGGAACCAATACAAAGTTTGGCATAGTAGATCGCAGAGGTAATATTCTGTGTGATGGACGTATGCTAACTAATCAACATGAAGACGTTCATGGCTTCCTGGATGAGTTGCATAGCAATTTGTCCGTATTAATAGAACAGGTAGGAGGTATCCAGAATATCAGAGGTATCGGTGTGGGTGCGCCTAATGGCAACTTCTATACTGGTAACATTGAGTACGCTCCAAACCTGAGATGGAAAGGCGTAGTGCCCTTGGCGAAACTGCTCAGTGAGAAATTCGGTGTGCCGGCTATTCTTACCAACGATGCGAACGCCGCTGCGCTGGGTGAATTCCAGTACGGTGCTGCAAGAAGCATGAGAGATTTTATCGTTATTACACTGGGTACTGGTGTAGGTAGTGGTATCGTAGCCAATGGTCAGCTGATCTATGGTCATGACGGCTTTGCCGGTGAACTGGGTCACTGCATCGTTATTCCTGGTGGCAGGTATCATCCTGGTACTGGTGCACATGGTTCCCTGGAAGCATATGCTTCTGCAACCGGTGTAACCAACACTGCCCTGGAATTCCTGGCTGAACGCCCTGATACAAAGAGCATCCTGCGTGATCATCCGAAAGAGGAGATCAATTCGAAAGTAATATATGAAGCTGCAATGAAAGGCGATCCGCTGGCAGTAGAAGTATACGAATTCACCGGTAAAATACTGGGTGAGGCCCTGGCCAACTTCGTAATGTTCTCCAGCCCTGAAGCGATCATCCTGTTCGGCGGTCTGACAAAAGCAGGTGACATGATCATGAAGCCTGTACGCGAGCATATGGAGAAAAACCTGCTGCCTATCTTCCAGAATAAGGTGAAGCTGGTATTCTCCGAGCTGAAAGAAAGCGATGCTGCCATTCTCGGCGCGAGCGCACTTGCGTGGGAAATGAAAGATTAAACTTTCAACCGGTTTTCCGGTATCATAAATAAAGATTTATGCAAGATCGCAGACATTTCTTAAAAGCAGCGGCCCTTAGTGCCGCTGCTTTATCTTTGGATGGTATGTCATCCGAAGCAAAGGCGGCAACTGCCGCTAAAAAAGGTAAGGTGACAAAGCCTATCGTGGTGTCCACCTGGGATTTCGGTCGTGCAGCTAACGAAGCTGCCTGGGACGTGCTCAAAAAAGGCGGACGTGCACTTGATGCGGTGGAAGCCGGCGTAAAAGTACCGGAAGCAGACCCGAACAACCATACCGTAGGATACAGCGGATATCCCGACCGTGACGGCCGTGTAACCCTGGATGCCTGCATTATGGATGAACTGGGAAACTGTGGTTCCGTGGCTGCGCTGGAACATATCGTACACCCTATCTCCGTCGCCCGTGCTGTGATGGAAAAAACCCCTCACGTCATGCTGGTAGGTGACGGCGCGCTGCAATTTGCCCTGTCTCAGGGTTTCAAAAAAGAAAACCTGCTGACACCGGAATCAGAAAAGGCCTGGCGCGAATGGCTGAAAACATCCGAATACAAGCCTATCATGAACATAGAGAACAATTCCTATGGTCCTGAGAAAGCGACCACTTTCAGCCCGCTCCGGCTGCCCGGAAACCAATACAACCATGACACGATCGGTATGGTAGCCCTGGATGCCAATGGCAACCTGTCCGGCGCCTGTACCACCAGTGGTATGGCTTACAAACTGCATGGCCGCGTAGGAGACTCTCCTATCATTGGTGCAGGTTTGTATGTGGATAACGAAGTAGGCGCTGCTACCTCTACAGGTGTAGGTGAAGAAGTGATCCGCGTAGTGGGGAGCTTCCTGGTGGTGGAACTGATGCGTCAGGGTTATTCTCCACACGAAGCGTGTAAAGAAGCAGTTACCCGTATTGTTAAAAAGAACAGGGAAAGAGCGAAAGGATTACAGGTAGGCTTCCTCGCTATCAACAAAAAAGGGGAGCATGGTGCATACTGCCTGCAGAAAGGATTTAACTACGCTGTGCTGTCTGAAAAGGAAAACAACGTCCTGATTGATGGTAAGCATTATTTCTAACAGATGAACAGAAAGATCACGCTTGAAATATGCGCTGGCTCTGTCGCTTCCTGCATTGCAGCAGAAGAAGGTGGCGCTCAGCGTATTGAATTGTGCGATAACCTGCTGGAAGGTGGTACCACCCCCAGCTACGGCACGATCGCCATGGCCCGTGAAAAAGTAAAGATTGATCTCTATCCGATCATCCGTCCACGTGGCGGAGACTTTCTGTACGATGACCTCGAATTTGAGACCATGCAGAAAGATATCAAACTGTGTAAGTCCCTCGGTTGTAACGGCGTGGTTATTGGCCTGCTCACTGCCGATGGTAAAGTAGACAAGGTACGTACTAAAGCACTGGTCGATCTGGCCTGGCCAATGGGCGTTACTTTTCACCGCGCTTTTGATATGACGGACGATCCTTTACAGGCACTGGAAGATATCATAGAAACCGGCTGCGAGCGCATCCTGACCTCTGGTCAGCGCAATACGGCAACGGAAGGTATCCCCTTACTGAAAACACTGGTAGAAAAGACCGCGGGACGTATTGCTATCCTCGTAGGATCTGGTGTACGTGCCCACAACATTGCCGAACTCGTAAAAGAAACCGGCGCAACGGAGTTCCATACTACTGCCAAAGCGTATGAGGAAAGCGGCATGGTATACCGTAATCCAAACGTCAGTATGGGTGGCATTCCCGGTGTACCGGAATATGGCATCTCCAAGACACAGGTGAACGAAGTGAAAAAGATACTGGCCCTGGCCAATGAAGCTGCCGGCAACTAACAGGTCCCTGCTTATTTACCTTACTGAATAAAGCAAAAAGGGGCGTCTGCTGGATAGCGGACGCCCTTTTTCGTATCGGTTTAGATTTGCTGTGCTTATTATTACAGATCGTTCTGCTGAATGTTACCATTTGCATTGATCTCATCCTGCGGAAACAGGAACTCCCAGCGGATATCCCCTGCAGGTACCTGCATCAGATTATTCGTCAGT
The DNA window shown above is from Chitinophaga agri and carries:
- a CDS encoding alpha-L-fucosidase, with the protein product MRKFLLTAGLCCSLASAHAQDIAPYGALPSQAQLDWQDMEYYMFIHLGPNTFTDNEWGHGDEDPKVFNPSQLDARQWARTAKQAGMKAIIITAKHHDGFCLWPSKYSTHTVRESSWKDGKGDVLKELSAACKEYGLKFGVYLSPWDRNHPAYGTPEYNQVFANTLNEVLSSYGPVFEQWFDGANGEGPNGKKPVYDWPLFHNTVYKNQPNAVIFSDVGPGCRWVGNEDGIAGTTNWATLNVTGFTPGKGAPAQSVLNEGNMNGEKWIPSECDVSIRPGWFYSPSTNDKVKSVQQLLDIYYGSVGRNGNMLLNVPVDRRGLIYSADSTRLMEFRKMVDASFRVNLAKGAKVTATETRKNNAKVNAKFLVDGKKDTYWATPDNVLKGTITLTFPKATTFNRLVLQEYIALGQRVKGFSVEVLEKGVFREIATATTVGHKRILSFPDVTTTQVRINIQDALSCPVISEVQVYRAPGLLAVPMIQRNKNGEVSITCASADPELHYTLDGKEPTFKSPKYTGFISLPKGGVVKAKAFLEKGKVASTTVTAAFDVAPAKWKVIYTDGQADGADPDRAIDGNPNSFWMTNYQPDASKYPHEIQVDMQDTLVLKGFTYTPRHQTVRSGTIYTYEFYISQDGENWGQPVAHGNFANIANNPVIQTIKFNTPVKGRFFRLVAIAPANENEHWASVAELGVITK
- a CDS encoding Gfo/Idh/MocA family protein is translated as MKKQQFHRRNFLKTTVAAGVGLTLLNTPAQLFAATRKEKVRIGLIGVGARGQGHLELCLQRTDVDVVAICDPDTQWAIPKSRDLISKAYGAKKKVAEYSNGPEDFHNMLRRDDMDAVIIATPWEWHTIQAVAAMKAGKTPAVEVCGASDIQECWNLVNTSEDTNIPVFGMENVCYRRDVMAVLNMVRQGLFGELTHLQGGYQHDLRKVKFNDGKQLYGGGVEFGEKAMSEAKWRTNHSVHRNGDLYPTHGLGPVANMININRGNRLLSLTSVATKARGLHKYVVDNGGENHPNAKVEFKLGDIVSTLIRTNNGETIMLSHDTNSPRPYSLNFRVQGTNGLWMDDFDSIYVEGKSPYDQWEKAGSEKDPASYMGKYDHPLWKRYTSSAAGAGHGGMDWFVINSFIESVKRGAPYALDVYDLATWYAITPLSEQSVAEGGNVQYIPDFTRGQWMNRKPIFALDDQY
- the argC gene encoding N-acetyl-gamma-glutamyl-phosphate reductase; translation: MANDKKIKAGIIGGAGYGGGEMIRLLLNHPNVEITYVNSRSNAGNPLYAVHSDLLGETEMTFTGEVSSDIDVLFLCLGHGEAKKFLEVTDIAPAVKIIDLSQDFRLGETVKDREFVYGLPEMQREQIITANNIANPGCFATGIQLGLLPLAKAGLLTEVHTTGITGSTGAGQSLQATSHFTWRANNISTYKVLSHQHLKEIRRSLQLLQPSFTGDVNFVPVRGDFPRGIWVTSYLQSDLSLEEAQQLYKAYYAAHPFTHVSDKQIDLKQVVNTNKVLIQLEKVGNKLVIHSIEDNLLKGASGQAVQNMNLMFGFDETAGLRLKSIVF
- a CDS encoding GNAT family N-acetyltransferase, with amino-acid sequence MENPNIIVRVATTDDKHYGKTITDEMEASAKARGTGIAKRSPEYVQLKMEEGKAVIAVTDKGEWVGFCYIEAWGHEKFVANSGLIVNPAFRGHGVAKAIKHRVFELSRQKYPDAKIFGLTTGLAVMKINSELGYEPVTYSELTDDEEFWKGCRSCINFEVLTSKNRKNCLCTAMLYDPVEKAKEEAEKEALKKAALHIQTDATAAHPQILVAADGQIKHQKKARKFKENFKLFERWLRFKRFVLLKSGKDGISGGGAPSSRKRFFLFNIF
- a CDS encoding argininosuccinate synthase, which gives rise to MKKVVLGFSGGLDTSYCVKYLTDDKGYEVHSVIVNTGGFSAEELQEIERRAYSLGVKSHKTVDAIRSYYDSAIKYLVFGNVLKNNTYPLSVSAERVTQALAIAQHVKELGADAVAHGSTGAGNDQVRFDMIFHIMIPGVEIITPIRDLKLSREEEISYLKGKGVEMNFEKAAYSINKGIWGTSVGGKETLTSDGFLPEEAWPTQLTKEGAEKVSLQFVKGELTGVNGKTFAHPSEAIQHLQELAGPYAIGRDIHVGDTIIGIKGRVGFEAAAPVIIIKAHHALEKHVLTKWQLTWKDQLSQFYGNWLHEGQVMDPVMRDIEAFLQHSQEHVTGEVYLTLQPYRFQVTGIKSEFDLMSSKFGKYGEMNSGWSGEDVRGFSKIFGNQTMIWHQIAESVKGK